The following are from one region of the Haloactinomyces albus genome:
- the trpB gene encoding tryptophan synthase subunit beta, translating to MAPVRDVSGFEDARAHRPGKAVPEGHDPDERGHFGPYGGRFMPEALIAAQDELAAEYEKAQLDPEFVEELGRLLRDYAGRPSLLTEAKRFAEHAGGARILLKREDLNHTGSHKINNVLGQALLVKRMGKSRVIAETGAGQHGVATATACALLDLDCVIYMGEVDTKRQALNVARMRLLGAEVRPVNTGSATLKDAINEALRDWVTHVDDTHYLLGTAAGGHPFPVLVRNLHKVIGEEAREQTLALAGRLPDAVAACVGGGSNAIGIFHGFLDDPVRLVGFEAEGHGVDSGEHCATLTQGSPGTLHGARSYLLQDEDGQITEAYSISAGLDYPGVGPEHSWLKDSGRAEYQAVTDDEAMQAFRLLSRTEGIIPAIESAHALAGALRLGRELGPDGLIVVNLSGRGDKDMDTAANYFGLVPEADTAQEESR from the coding sequence ATGGCACCCGTGCGCGATGTCAGTGGCTTCGAGGACGCGCGAGCGCACCGGCCCGGCAAGGCCGTTCCCGAGGGGCACGATCCCGATGAGCGCGGTCACTTCGGCCCCTACGGCGGACGGTTCATGCCGGAAGCGCTGATCGCCGCGCAGGACGAGCTCGCAGCCGAGTACGAGAAGGCACAACTCGATCCGGAATTCGTCGAGGAGCTGGGGCGCCTGCTGCGGGATTACGCGGGTCGCCCATCCCTGCTGACGGAGGCGAAGCGGTTCGCCGAGCATGCCGGTGGCGCGCGGATTCTGCTCAAGCGCGAGGACCTCAACCACACCGGCTCGCACAAGATCAACAATGTGCTCGGTCAGGCGCTGCTGGTCAAGCGCATGGGCAAAAGTCGGGTGATCGCCGAGACCGGCGCCGGGCAGCACGGCGTGGCCACCGCGACGGCCTGCGCGCTGCTCGATCTGGACTGTGTCATCTACATGGGCGAGGTCGACACCAAACGGCAGGCCCTCAACGTGGCACGGATGCGCCTGCTGGGCGCCGAGGTCCGGCCGGTGAACACCGGATCGGCGACGCTGAAGGACGCCATCAACGAAGCCCTGCGCGACTGGGTCACCCATGTCGACGACACGCATTACCTGCTCGGCACGGCGGCAGGCGGACACCCGTTTCCGGTCCTGGTGCGCAATCTGCACAAGGTGATCGGCGAGGAGGCTCGGGAGCAGACACTGGCACTCGCCGGGCGGCTGCCCGATGCCGTGGCGGCCTGTGTCGGCGGTGGTTCCAACGCCATCGGCATCTTCCACGGCTTCCTCGACGACCCCGTCCGGCTCGTCGGTTTCGAGGCCGAGGGGCACGGGGTCGACAGCGGTGAGCACTGCGCGACCCTGACGCAGGGATCACCGGGAACCCTGCACGGTGCGCGGTCGTACCTGCTGCAGGACGAGGACGGTCAGATCACCGAGGCGTACTCGATCTCGGCCGGGCTGGACTATCCGGGGGTCGGGCCGGAGCACTCCTGGCTCAAGGATTCCGGCCGCGCCGAATACCAGGCGGTCACCGACGACGAGGCGATGCAGGCGTTCAGGCTCCTGTCGCGCACCGAGGGCATCATCCCGGCCATCGAATCCGCCCACGCTCTGGCCGGGGCCCTGCGGTTGGGCCGCGAACTGGGGCCGGACGGGCTCATCGTGGTCAATCTGTCGGGCCGCGGGGACAAGGACATGGATACCGCGGCGAACTACTTCGGTTTGGTTCCCGAGGCCGACACGGCACAGGAGGAGTCCCGGTGA
- the lgt gene encoding prolipoprotein diacylglyceryl transferase — protein MTAPVSASTTFLANIPSPDRGVWFLGPVPIRAYALCIIAGIVVAIFWGERRWRARGGHQGTVTDIAVFAVPFGLVGGRLYHVATDWYRYFGPGENPLDIFKVWEGGLGIWGAVALGALGAWIGCRRHGVPLPAFADAIAPGLITAQAIGRLGNWFNQELYGGPTNLPWGLEIYARVNPATGAPAPVTGVAVDHTPIAVVHPTFLYELLWNLLIAVLLVWADRRFRMGHGRLFALYVAGYTAGRVWIEMVRTDPATEIFGVRINVYTSVLLFLLAVLYLVLVRGKREDPAVLRGNSQPDDEDESAATAATQEDGALRSGADSAPDEDTEEREHPDSDSQRGSRPDTESREKG, from the coding sequence GTGACTGCCCCGGTGTCCGCCTCGACGACGTTCCTGGCCAACATTCCCAGTCCCGACCGTGGAGTCTGGTTCCTCGGGCCGGTTCCGATCCGCGCGTACGCGCTGTGCATCATCGCCGGGATCGTGGTGGCGATCTTCTGGGGTGAGCGCCGGTGGCGTGCTCGCGGTGGTCACCAGGGCACCGTCACCGACATCGCCGTGTTCGCCGTGCCCTTCGGCCTCGTCGGCGGGCGGCTGTATCACGTGGCCACCGACTGGTACCGCTATTTCGGACCGGGCGAGAATCCACTGGACATTTTCAAGGTCTGGGAAGGTGGCCTGGGCATCTGGGGTGCGGTCGCGCTGGGCGCGCTCGGTGCCTGGATCGGATGCCGCAGGCACGGTGTCCCGCTTCCGGCTTTCGCCGATGCCATCGCCCCCGGCCTCATCACGGCTCAGGCGATCGGCCGACTCGGAAATTGGTTCAACCAGGAACTCTACGGTGGTCCGACCAACCTGCCGTGGGGGCTGGAGATATATGCGCGGGTGAATCCCGCGACCGGCGCCCCTGCCCCGGTCACCGGGGTCGCGGTGGATCACACCCCCATCGCGGTCGTGCATCCGACGTTTCTCTACGAGTTGCTGTGGAACCTGCTGATCGCGGTGCTGCTGGTATGGGCCGACCGCAGGTTCCGCATGGGGCACGGGCGGCTGTTCGCGCTCTACGTTGCCGGCTACACCGCGGGCCGGGTGTGGATCGAGATGGTGCGCACGGATCCGGCCACGGAGATTTTCGGCGTGCGCATCAACGTCTACACCTCGGTTCTCCTCTTCCTGCTCGCGGTGCTCTACCTCGTTCTCGTGCGGGGCAAGCGGGAGGATCCCGCCGTGTTGCGCGGGAACTCCCAGCCCGATGACGAGGACGAGTCGGCCGCAACCGCAGCGACGCAGGAGGACGGGGCATTGCGTTCCGGAGCCGACAGTGCGCCGGACGAGGACACCGAAGAACGGGAGCATCCGGACTCGGACTCCCAGCGGGGTTCCCGGCCGGATACCGAGTCCCGAGAGAAGGGCTGA
- a CDS encoding ABC transporter ATP-binding protein encodes MSTLELDELSAGYRRRTVVSGVSTRVDSGSWLGIIGPNGSGKSTLLKAMLGLVRHEGRVLVDGRAVTGLRHRDRARMIGYAPQIPQLPVGLTVTDYVLLGRTPHLGPLGREGSADLDVIGQVLERLDLSDLAGRALSTLSGGERQRTVLARAIAQRAGVLLLDEPTTGLDVGHAQALLDLVDELRAELGTTVVSTLHDLTLAGQYADRLVLLENGRVAAEGSPADVLTAPLLAERYAARVSILHAPDGSPVVAPVRGRG; translated from the coding sequence GGAACTCGACGAGCTCTCAGCCGGGTACCGGCGGCGCACCGTCGTGTCCGGAGTCTCGACCCGAGTGGATTCCGGCAGTTGGCTGGGCATCATCGGGCCGAACGGCTCCGGCAAGTCCACCCTGCTCAAGGCCATGCTGGGGCTGGTACGCCATGAAGGCCGGGTCCTGGTCGACGGTCGTGCGGTCACCGGACTGCGCCACCGCGACCGCGCCCGCATGATCGGCTACGCACCGCAGATCCCGCAACTGCCGGTCGGTCTCACGGTCACCGACTACGTGCTGCTGGGACGCACCCCGCATCTGGGCCCGCTCGGGCGGGAGGGGAGCGCCGATCTCGATGTGATCGGCCAAGTGCTGGAGCGACTCGACCTCTCGGATCTCGCGGGACGGGCACTGAGCACGCTGTCCGGCGGAGAGCGCCAGCGCACCGTCCTCGCGCGGGCGATCGCACAACGTGCGGGAGTGCTGCTGCTCGACGAGCCGACGACGGGTCTGGATGTCGGCCACGCGCAGGCGCTGCTGGATCTGGTCGACGAGTTGCGGGCAGAGCTGGGGACCACGGTGGTCTCCACCCTGCATGACCTGACCCTGGCCGGCCAGTACGCCGACCGGCTCGTGCTGCTCGAAAACGGTCGGGTGGCGGCCGAAGGAAGTCCGGCCGACGTGCTGACCGCACCGCTACTCGCCGAGCGCTACGCCGCACGTGTGTCGATCCTGCACGCTCCGGATGGCTCCCCCGTCGTCGCCCCGGTGCGGGGCCGGGGCTGA
- the trpC gene encoding indole-3-glycerol phosphate synthase TrpC, which translates to MSVLDTIIENVREDMAARETAVPFEEIKQRSASAPPPRDVWAALHEPGVGVIAEVKRRSPSKGELAGIGEPADLAADYAEAGARVISVLTEQRRFGGSLADFDRVRARVSTPLLRKDFIVSPYQVHEARAHGADMVLLIVAALEQNALEALLDRVESLGMMALVEVHTAEEADRALEAGGKIIGINARNLHTLEVDREVFGRIAPGLPADVLKVAESGVRGPSDLMAYAGSGADAVLVGEGLVTSDNPRSALTQLVTAGSHPACPRSSRG; encoded by the coding sequence GTGAGCGTGCTGGACACCATCATCGAAAACGTCCGTGAGGACATGGCAGCCCGGGAGACCGCGGTCCCGTTCGAGGAGATCAAGCAGCGGTCCGCGTCCGCGCCGCCGCCCCGGGATGTCTGGGCCGCTCTGCACGAGCCCGGCGTCGGGGTGATCGCCGAGGTCAAGCGGCGCAGCCCGTCGAAGGGCGAGCTGGCGGGAATCGGCGAGCCCGCAGACCTGGCTGCCGACTATGCCGAGGCGGGTGCCCGGGTGATCAGCGTACTCACCGAGCAACGCCGGTTCGGCGGTTCGCTGGCCGACTTCGACCGCGTTCGAGCCAGGGTGAGCACTCCGCTGCTGCGCAAGGACTTCATCGTCAGCCCGTACCAGGTGCACGAAGCGCGTGCCCACGGTGCGGACATGGTGCTGTTGATCGTGGCCGCGCTCGAGCAGAATGCCCTGGAAGCTCTGCTCGACCGGGTCGAGTCCCTCGGCATGATGGCGTTGGTGGAAGTGCACACCGCCGAGGAGGCCGACCGGGCGTTGGAGGCAGGTGGCAAGATCATTGGCATCAACGCGCGCAACCTGCATACCCTGGAAGTGGACCGAGAGGTATTCGGCCGGATCGCTCCCGGACTGCCCGCGGACGTGCTCAAGGTCGCCGAGTCCGGCGTGCGCGGCCCGAGCGACCTGATGGCCTACGCGGGTTCGGGAGCCGATGCCGTACTCGTCGGTGAAGGGCTTGTCACCAGCGATAATCCGCGTTCTGCGCTGACCCAGTTGGTGACGGCCGGTTCCCATCCGGCATGCCCACGGTCGAGCCGTGGATAG
- the trpA gene encoding tryptophan synthase subunit alpha, with product MSLHEVFGDCSAADRAALIGYLPAGYPTVQRSRELFAAMVRGTDEGPGCDIVEVGLPYSDPVMDGPTIQAASGEALRNGFRVRDLFDVVSSVAEAGGHAVVMTYWNPVHRYGVEAFARDLRAAGGLGVITPDLIPDEAEEWLAAAQEHDLDRIFLVAPSSTEQRLALTAKASSGFVYATSVMGVTGARDSVGAAASGLVERTRAHTDLPIGVGLGVRSAEQAAEVASFADGVIVGSAFVTRAEQQGPEGVAELAADLGRGVRAR from the coding sequence GTGAGTCTGCACGAGGTGTTCGGGGACTGCTCCGCGGCCGACCGCGCCGCCCTGATCGGTTACCTGCCTGCGGGGTACCCGACCGTGCAGCGCTCACGGGAGTTGTTCGCCGCGATGGTCCGCGGGACCGACGAGGGACCCGGCTGTGACATCGTCGAGGTGGGTCTCCCGTATTCGGACCCGGTCATGGACGGTCCCACGATCCAGGCAGCCAGTGGCGAGGCGCTGCGCAACGGTTTTCGCGTCCGGGACCTGTTCGACGTGGTGTCCTCGGTCGCCGAGGCCGGTGGCCACGCGGTGGTCATGACCTACTGGAATCCCGTGCACCGCTACGGGGTGGAGGCGTTCGCGCGGGATCTGCGTGCCGCAGGCGGACTCGGTGTGATCACGCCGGATCTCATTCCGGATGAGGCCGAGGAGTGGTTGGCCGCTGCCCAGGAACACGATCTCGACCGGATTTTCCTGGTCGCACCTTCCTCCACCGAGCAACGTCTCGCCCTGACCGCCAAGGCGAGTTCCGGCTTCGTCTATGCCACCTCGGTGATGGGTGTGACCGGTGCGCGTGACTCCGTCGGCGCGGCGGCGTCCGGGTTGGTGGAGCGCACCCGGGCCCACACCGACCTGCCGATCGGTGTGGGGCTGGGAGTGCGCTCGGCCGAGCAGGCTGCCGAGGTCGCCTCTTTCGCCGATGGAGTCATCGTCGGATCCGCGTTCGTCACGCGCGCCGAGCAGCAAGGCCCGGAAGGCGTGGCCGAGTTGGCTGCCGACCTCGGACGTGGCGTCCGCGCACGCTGA
- a CDS encoding PIN domain-containing protein, producing MRRTRTPKNGSIRTRTPSGVPGRIPSPERRADPAFFRSGPADRGAAATRLDKESVRKVVSDLLHGRLLARCAKSDLELGFSARNAAEWDHLQWAIGVVRQVEIEQADFVRARGVQRALAAQGLKGRKVPDLVIAAAAERHALILVHYDQDFESIAQVTGQATEWIVERGSVD from the coding sequence GTGCGCCGGACGAGGACACCGAAGAACGGGAGCATCCGGACTCGGACTCCCAGCGGGGTTCCCGGCCGGATACCGAGTCCCGAGAGAAGGGCTGATCCAGCCTTCTTCCGCTCCGGACCCGCCGACCGTGGGGCTGCCGCGACAAGGCTGGATAAGGAGTCCGTTCGCAAGGTCGTCAGCGACCTCCTGCACGGTCGTCTCCTTGCGCGCTGCGCGAAGAGCGATCTCGAACTTGGCTTTTCAGCTCGTAATGCAGCTGAATGGGATCATCTGCAGTGGGCGATCGGAGTGGTGCGGCAGGTCGAGATCGAACAGGCCGATTTTGTGCGTGCCCGAGGTGTGCAGCGTGCATTGGCAGCACAGGGCCTCAAGGGGCGAAAGGTGCCCGACCTGGTGATCGCGGCAGCGGCTGAGCGCCATGCATTGATCCTCGTGCACTATGACCAGGATTTCGAATCGATTGCTCAGGTCACCGGCCAAGCAACCGAGTGGATCGTCGAACGTGGCTCCGTGGACTGA